From the Hevea brasiliensis isolate MT/VB/25A 57/8 chromosome 15, ASM3005281v1, whole genome shotgun sequence genome, one window contains:
- the LOC110653634 gene encoding probable histone H2A.1 codes for MAGRGKTLGSGASKKATSRSSKAGLQFPVGRIARFLKAGKYAERVGAGAPVYLAAVLEYLAAEVLELAGNAARDNKKTRIVPRHIQLAVRNDEELSKLLGDVTIANGGVMPNIHNLLLPKKTGTSGSKASADDDS; via the exons ATGGCGGGTAGAGGCAAAACCCTAGGATCTGGCGCCTCGAAGAAGGCCACCTCGAGGAGTAGCAAGGCCGGTTTACAGTTTCCCGTCGGTCGTATCGCCCGGTTCTTGAAGGCCGGCAAGTACGCCGAGCGTGTTGGTGCCGGCGCCCCTGTCTATCTCGCTGCCGTTCTCGAGTACCTCGCTGCTGAG GTGCTTGAATTAGCTGGAAATGCAGCTAGAGACAATAAGAAGACCAGAATTGTTCCGCGCCACATCCAGCTAGCTGTGAGGAACGATGAGGAACTGAGCAAGCTGTTAGGCGATGTTACTATTGCTAATGGAGGTGTGATGCCTAATATCCATAACCTCCTCCTGCCAAAGAAGACTGGCACCTCAGGCTCTAAGGCCTCTGCTGATGATGACAGTTAA
- the LOC110653635 gene encoding formin-like protein 5 isoform X1: protein MLTMVIQQQMIRIQSNYVMFLVILLCASSVGSLEYRKRTEEVHMSQLVDPLTGEVDDGMAELLWISCRQDFVHLKEANEDLNFCFPEETSDMASESNSEGRLLTKEHVWKMVKVQNPHLMQTILDCMRKNNNLFHVSGESGSNIQHTRYLDSVFPIRIVPKRNLLQSIAEVPASAPVPVAGSPFFSPVPSADLAPSPVSTPSPVSMPSPVSTPSPQKPFFPQGGDSSPTATEDASAGPASDPNVEPDSHRSNHKVIVIAVVVTAAVTFAFAALFFFFCTKIRRRNSGGRQNDEKPLLSLSLSNYSTGSPHNSFGLVNSIKEEKVDHQSLNKNSSHHGKDSSLDSIKSTALHASPDEIALSAESIGKFSDTIAWVPPPPGRVDSMLPLKPPPGRAVPLPPEPPASLRPPTRKTDLSPPPPPRAPPPPPPPMAPGVKSGPPPPPPPPKGGPAPSQPPPPLPMGSKVPRPPTGLKHPPNAAPGERDGAEGDANNPKAKLKPFFWDKVLANPDHSMVWHQIKSGSFQFNEEMIETLFGYAPADRNKTDRKKESSSQDSTFHYIQILDTKKAQNLSILLRALNVTIEEVCDALHEGNELPIELLQTLLKMAPTADEELKLRLYSGELSQLGNAERFLKMLVDIPFAYKRLEALLFMCTLQEEVAMTKESFDTLEVACKELRNSRLFLKLLEAVLKTGNRMNDGTFRGGAQAFKLDTLLKLSDVKGTDGKTTLLHFVVQEIIRSEGVRAARVARESHTFSNISVKSNDLLEDITADTEYDYSKLGLQVVSCLSSELGNVKKAAIVDPDSLTGTVAKLGNSLLKTQDFLNKDMKSLGEDSKFHETLKSVVQNAEVDIMWLLEEEKRIMALVKSTGDYFHGNAGKDEGLRLFVIVRDFLIILDKVCKQVGEAQKRSEKLLKKESSTASSNSSTSQQPSPDFRTRLFPAIQERKIENSSSDDENE, encoded by the exons ATGCTGACAATGGTGATTCAACAACAAATGATTCGCATACAGTCAAATTATGTCATGTTCTTGGTGATTTTGCTTTGTGCATCTTCGGTGGGGAGCCTGGAATACAGAAAGAGGACAGAGGAAGTGCATATGAGCCAATTAGTCGATCCATTGACTGGGGAGGTTGATGACGGCATG GCAGAGCTATTATGGATCAGTTGCAGGCAAGATTTTGTTCATTTGAAGGAAGCTAATGAGGATCTCAACTTCTGTTTTCCAGAGGAGACATCTGATATGGCTAGTGAAAGTAATTCCGAGGGTAGGTTACTGACAAAAGAACATGTTTGGAAAATGGTTAAGGTCCAGAATCCCCATTTAATGCAAACAATTCTAGATTGTATGAGAAAGAACAATAATCTGTTCCATGTTTCTGGAGAAAGTGGCTCTAATATTCAGCATACGAGATATCTTGATTCTGTATTTCCCATACGCATTGTTCCAAAAAGAAATTTGCTCCAAAGCATTGCAGAGGTACCAGCCTCCGCCCCTGTCCCTGTTGCTGGATCACCTTTTTTCAGTCCAGTGCCATCTGCTGATCTGGCACCTTCTCCAGTTTCTACGCCATCTCCAGTTTCTATGCCATCTCCAGTTTCTACTCCAtctccacaaaaaccattttttCCTCAAGGTGGTGATTCATCACCTACAGCTACAGAAGATGCTTCTGCAGGTCCAGCTTCTGATCCAAATGTTGAGCCAGATAGTCACAGAAGTAACCATAAAGTAATTGTTATTGCTGTAGTTGTAACTGCAGCAGTGACTTTTGCCTTCGCAGCATTGTTCTTTTTTTTCTGTACTAAGATTCGTCGAAGAAACTCTGGAGGTAGACAAAATGATGAAAAACCTCTTCTCAGCCTGAGCTTAAGTAACTACTCTACTG GTTCTCCTCATAACTCTTTTGGTTTAGTAAATTCTATTAAAGAAGAGAAGGTTGATCATCAATCTCTTAATAAGAATTCAAGTCATCATGGAAAGGACTCATCTTTGGACAGCATCAAGTCTACTGCTCTCCATGCCTCACCTGATGAAATTGCATTGTCTGCTGAGTCAATTGGCAAATTTAGCGATACAATTGCATGGGTACCTCCTCCTCCTGGAAGGGTGGACAGTATGCTTCCTTTGAAGCCTCCTCCTGGAAGGGCAGTTCCTCTTCCTCCTGAACCACCTGCTTCTCTCAGACCTCCTACCAGAAAGACTGATCTCTCTCCTCCCCCTCCTCCTCGTGCACCACCGCCTCCTCCACCACCTATGGCTCCTGGTGTCAAATCTGGTCCACCtccaccaccacctcctccaaAGGGTGGTCCAGCTCCTTCCCAACCACCTCCACCGTTACCAATGGGTTCAAAGGTTCCTCGACCTCCAACTGGATTGAAGCATCCTCCTAATGCAGCACCAGGTGAAAGGGATGGTGCAGAGGGTGATGCCAATAATCCTAAAGCCAAGCTGAAGCCATTTTTCTGGGATAAAGTTCTAGCCAATCCTGATCATTCAATGGTTTGGCATCAGATTAAATCAGGATCATTCCA GTTCAATGAGGAGATGATCGAAACACTGTTTGGGTATGCCCCTGCTGACAGAAACAAAACTGATCGCAAGAAAGAGTCTTCCTCCCAAGATTCCACATTTCATTATATTCAGATCCTTGATACCAAAAAGGCGCAAAACCTGTCAATTCTTCTTCGGGCACTGAATGTTACAATAGAAGAAGTCTGTGATGCACTTCATGAAG GAAATGAACTTCCCATAGAACTCCTTCAGACTTTGTTGAAAATGGCACCTACAGCAGATGAAGAGCTGAAGCTTAGGCTGTACAGTGGTGAACTTTCTCAACTAGGGAATGCTGAACGATTTCTAAAAATGTTGGTTGACATTCCATTTGCTTATAAACGATTGGAAGCACTGCTTTTCATGTGTACTCTACAGGAAGAGGTTGCCATGACTAAGGAGTCCTTTGACACTTTAGAG GTTGCTTGCAAGGAACTCAGAAACAGCAGATTGTTCCTCAAGCTTCTAGAAGCTGTTCTTAAAACTGGCAACCGCATGAATGATGGAACATTCCGTGGTGGTGCTCAAGCATTTAAACTTGACACACTTCTGAAATTATCTGATGTGAAGGGAACAGATGGTAAGACCACATTGTTGCACTTTGTCGTTCAGGAGATAATACGTTCTGAAGGTGTGAGAGCCGCCCGTGTAGCAAGGGAGAGTCATACGTTCTCTAACATCAGTGTGAAGAGCAATGATCTCCTTGAGGATATTACCGCTGATACAGAATATGACTATAGCAAACTTGGTCTTCAGGTGGTTTCTTGTTTGAGCAGTGAACTAGGAAATGTCAAGAAAGCAGCAATTGTAGATCCTGATAGCTTAACAGGAACTGTTGCTAAACTTGGCAATTCACTGTTAAAAACCCAAGATTTCCTGAACAAGGATATGAAGAGTTTAGGGGAAGATAGTAAGTTCCATGAAACATTAAAAAGTGTTGTGCAGAATGCTGAGGTTGACATCATGTGGTTGCTGGAGGAAGAGAAGAGAATTATGGCTCTGGTGAAGAGCACTGGTGATTATTTCCATGGGAATGCAGGGAAGGATGAAGGCTTACGTCTTTTTGTTATTGTGCGGGACTTCTTGATCATCTTAGATAAGGTGTGCAAGCAGGTGGGAGAGGCACAAAAGAGGTCAGAAAAATTACTGAAAAAAGAGTCATCAACTGCATCATCTAACTCTTCAACCAGCCAACAACCTTCTCCTGATTTTCGAACCCGGCTATTTCCAGCAATTCAAGAGCGAAAGATTGAAAATTCTAGTTCAGATGATGAGAATGAATAA
- the LOC110653635 gene encoding formin-like protein 5 isoform X2 — protein MLTMVIQQQMIRIQSNYVMFLVILLCASSVGSLEYRKRTEEVHMSQLVDPLTGEVDDGMAELLWISCRQDFVHLKEANEDLNFCFPEETSDMASESNSEGRLLTKEHVWKMVKVQNPHLMQTILDCMRKNNNLFHVSGESGSNIQHTRYLDSVFPIRIVPKRNLLQSIAEVPASAPVPVAGSPFFSPVPSADLAPSPVSTPSPVSMPSPVSTPSPQKPFFPQGGDSSPTATEDASAGPASDPNVEPDSHRSNHKVIVIAVVVTAAVTFAFAALFFFFCTKIRRRNSGGRQNDEKPLLSLSLSSPHNSFGLVNSIKEEKVDHQSLNKNSSHHGKDSSLDSIKSTALHASPDEIALSAESIGKFSDTIAWVPPPPGRVDSMLPLKPPPGRAVPLPPEPPASLRPPTRKTDLSPPPPPRAPPPPPPPMAPGVKSGPPPPPPPPKGGPAPSQPPPPLPMGSKVPRPPTGLKHPPNAAPGERDGAEGDANNPKAKLKPFFWDKVLANPDHSMVWHQIKSGSFQFNEEMIETLFGYAPADRNKTDRKKESSSQDSTFHYIQILDTKKAQNLSILLRALNVTIEEVCDALHEGNELPIELLQTLLKMAPTADEELKLRLYSGELSQLGNAERFLKMLVDIPFAYKRLEALLFMCTLQEEVAMTKESFDTLEVACKELRNSRLFLKLLEAVLKTGNRMNDGTFRGGAQAFKLDTLLKLSDVKGTDGKTTLLHFVVQEIIRSEGVRAARVARESHTFSNISVKSNDLLEDITADTEYDYSKLGLQVVSCLSSELGNVKKAAIVDPDSLTGTVAKLGNSLLKTQDFLNKDMKSLGEDSKFHETLKSVVQNAEVDIMWLLEEEKRIMALVKSTGDYFHGNAGKDEGLRLFVIVRDFLIILDKVCKQVGEAQKRSEKLLKKESSTASSNSSTSQQPSPDFRTRLFPAIQERKIENSSSDDENE, from the exons ATGCTGACAATGGTGATTCAACAACAAATGATTCGCATACAGTCAAATTATGTCATGTTCTTGGTGATTTTGCTTTGTGCATCTTCGGTGGGGAGCCTGGAATACAGAAAGAGGACAGAGGAAGTGCATATGAGCCAATTAGTCGATCCATTGACTGGGGAGGTTGATGACGGCATG GCAGAGCTATTATGGATCAGTTGCAGGCAAGATTTTGTTCATTTGAAGGAAGCTAATGAGGATCTCAACTTCTGTTTTCCAGAGGAGACATCTGATATGGCTAGTGAAAGTAATTCCGAGGGTAGGTTACTGACAAAAGAACATGTTTGGAAAATGGTTAAGGTCCAGAATCCCCATTTAATGCAAACAATTCTAGATTGTATGAGAAAGAACAATAATCTGTTCCATGTTTCTGGAGAAAGTGGCTCTAATATTCAGCATACGAGATATCTTGATTCTGTATTTCCCATACGCATTGTTCCAAAAAGAAATTTGCTCCAAAGCATTGCAGAGGTACCAGCCTCCGCCCCTGTCCCTGTTGCTGGATCACCTTTTTTCAGTCCAGTGCCATCTGCTGATCTGGCACCTTCTCCAGTTTCTACGCCATCTCCAGTTTCTATGCCATCTCCAGTTTCTACTCCAtctccacaaaaaccattttttCCTCAAGGTGGTGATTCATCACCTACAGCTACAGAAGATGCTTCTGCAGGTCCAGCTTCTGATCCAAATGTTGAGCCAGATAGTCACAGAAGTAACCATAAAGTAATTGTTATTGCTGTAGTTGTAACTGCAGCAGTGACTTTTGCCTTCGCAGCATTGTTCTTTTTTTTCTGTACTAAGATTCGTCGAAGAAACTCTGGAGGTAGACAAAATGATGAAAAACCTCTTCTCAGCCTGAGCTTAA GTTCTCCTCATAACTCTTTTGGTTTAGTAAATTCTATTAAAGAAGAGAAGGTTGATCATCAATCTCTTAATAAGAATTCAAGTCATCATGGAAAGGACTCATCTTTGGACAGCATCAAGTCTACTGCTCTCCATGCCTCACCTGATGAAATTGCATTGTCTGCTGAGTCAATTGGCAAATTTAGCGATACAATTGCATGGGTACCTCCTCCTCCTGGAAGGGTGGACAGTATGCTTCCTTTGAAGCCTCCTCCTGGAAGGGCAGTTCCTCTTCCTCCTGAACCACCTGCTTCTCTCAGACCTCCTACCAGAAAGACTGATCTCTCTCCTCCCCCTCCTCCTCGTGCACCACCGCCTCCTCCACCACCTATGGCTCCTGGTGTCAAATCTGGTCCACCtccaccaccacctcctccaaAGGGTGGTCCAGCTCCTTCCCAACCACCTCCACCGTTACCAATGGGTTCAAAGGTTCCTCGACCTCCAACTGGATTGAAGCATCCTCCTAATGCAGCACCAGGTGAAAGGGATGGTGCAGAGGGTGATGCCAATAATCCTAAAGCCAAGCTGAAGCCATTTTTCTGGGATAAAGTTCTAGCCAATCCTGATCATTCAATGGTTTGGCATCAGATTAAATCAGGATCATTCCA GTTCAATGAGGAGATGATCGAAACACTGTTTGGGTATGCCCCTGCTGACAGAAACAAAACTGATCGCAAGAAAGAGTCTTCCTCCCAAGATTCCACATTTCATTATATTCAGATCCTTGATACCAAAAAGGCGCAAAACCTGTCAATTCTTCTTCGGGCACTGAATGTTACAATAGAAGAAGTCTGTGATGCACTTCATGAAG GAAATGAACTTCCCATAGAACTCCTTCAGACTTTGTTGAAAATGGCACCTACAGCAGATGAAGAGCTGAAGCTTAGGCTGTACAGTGGTGAACTTTCTCAACTAGGGAATGCTGAACGATTTCTAAAAATGTTGGTTGACATTCCATTTGCTTATAAACGATTGGAAGCACTGCTTTTCATGTGTACTCTACAGGAAGAGGTTGCCATGACTAAGGAGTCCTTTGACACTTTAGAG GTTGCTTGCAAGGAACTCAGAAACAGCAGATTGTTCCTCAAGCTTCTAGAAGCTGTTCTTAAAACTGGCAACCGCATGAATGATGGAACATTCCGTGGTGGTGCTCAAGCATTTAAACTTGACACACTTCTGAAATTATCTGATGTGAAGGGAACAGATGGTAAGACCACATTGTTGCACTTTGTCGTTCAGGAGATAATACGTTCTGAAGGTGTGAGAGCCGCCCGTGTAGCAAGGGAGAGTCATACGTTCTCTAACATCAGTGTGAAGAGCAATGATCTCCTTGAGGATATTACCGCTGATACAGAATATGACTATAGCAAACTTGGTCTTCAGGTGGTTTCTTGTTTGAGCAGTGAACTAGGAAATGTCAAGAAAGCAGCAATTGTAGATCCTGATAGCTTAACAGGAACTGTTGCTAAACTTGGCAATTCACTGTTAAAAACCCAAGATTTCCTGAACAAGGATATGAAGAGTTTAGGGGAAGATAGTAAGTTCCATGAAACATTAAAAAGTGTTGTGCAGAATGCTGAGGTTGACATCATGTGGTTGCTGGAGGAAGAGAAGAGAATTATGGCTCTGGTGAAGAGCACTGGTGATTATTTCCATGGGAATGCAGGGAAGGATGAAGGCTTACGTCTTTTTGTTATTGTGCGGGACTTCTTGATCATCTTAGATAAGGTGTGCAAGCAGGTGGGAGAGGCACAAAAGAGGTCAGAAAAATTACTGAAAAAAGAGTCATCAACTGCATCATCTAACTCTTCAACCAGCCAACAACCTTCTCCTGATTTTCGAACCCGGCTATTTCCAGCAATTCAAGAGCGAAAGATTGAAAATTCTAGTTCAGATGATGAGAATGAATAA